AGAGGGATAGGAGCTGGAGCTCTACTGAAAATTGAAAATGAAGCTAAAAAACATATGATTTCACTATATGAAGCAATAAAGAGGATTATAAAAGACGATTCTGTTGCAAGTAATTTAAAAGAAAAGCTTTTGTCTTTTACCATAATTATAGATGAACTCTCTGAGAAGAACTATCAAGATGCTGCATCGATGATAAAGGACATACTGAATCTTACAGGATATCTTGAGGAAATTGAAGAAGATAGGATTCAGAACGTCCTTGAGCTTTTAAGTTCGGCTGAAAAAGTCTCTGTAAAAGAATTTCTTGATAAAGTTTCTCTCGTTTCAAGCGTTGATACATGGGAAAGGAAGAAAAATGGAGTTTCTCTGTTAACTCTTCATGCTGCAAAAGGGCTTGAGTTTCCAGTAGTTTTTATAGCAGGATGTGAAGAAGGGATTTTGCCATACTTTAAGGCTCTTGAAGATCCTCTTGAATTACAGGAAGAAAGAAGACTTTTTTATGTGGGAATGACAAGGGCAAAGAATCTCCTGTTTATTACAAGTGCAAAACAGAGAAAGCTTTATTCAAAAGTTCAAAAGCAAGAGCCATCCAGCTTTATCAAAGACATCCCATCTGAATACTGTACATGTATTAGAAAGGATTACTCTACATTTACGCCACATAAAAAAGAGGTTGAGACACCGAAGGTTAAGCCTCCGTTTGTGATAGGATGTAAGGTTAAACATCCAACATGGGGGATTGGAGTTGTCAGGGACTATTATGGTGAAGGAGAGGATTTAAAGGTTGTTGTTAACTTTCCCGGAATAGGGGTTAAAAAATTAGCCCCAAAAATTGTAAACTTAGAGAGGGTGTAGAGATGAAAATTTCAAAGGAAGAAGTAAAACATATTGCGATGCTTAGCAGACTTGAACTTGAAGAAAAAGAAATAGAGCTTTATCAAGATCAATTGAGTCGTATTCTTGAGTATGTTGAAAAATTGAATGAAATTGATACAAAAGCAATAGAACCGACATCCCATGTTATTGAACTAAATAATGTATTCAGGGAAGATGTTGTTAAAGAGTCTTTACCAAGAGAAGAAGTTTTAAAAAATGCACCTCAGGCTACAGATAAATTTTTTAAAGTTCCTAAGATAATAGAATAGAATGCTTAGAAGTTTTTTAAGAGCAAAACTGCATCTAGCAAAAGTAACAGAGACAAATTTATTTTACGAAGGCTCAATAAGCATTGATACTGAGTTAATTGAGCTTGCAGGAATATTGCCTTATGAGAGAGTATGGATAAGCAATATGAATAATGGAGAGAGATTTGATACCTATGTTATCCCTGCTCCAAGAGGCTCAAAAATAGTGGGACTTAATGGACCTGCTGCTAAAAAAGCTCAGGTAGGAGACAGGATTGTTATTTTTTCCTATGGTTATCTTATGGAAAATGAGATTCCATCACACAAACCAAAGATTATAATTCTTGATGAAAATAACAATCCTGTAAATATTTATTTTGGCTCAGTTAATGAGTCTAAATAATTTTACAACTGAATCAATGTCTCAATATCAATATGTTTTAGAGCTGTCTCTCCTATTTTGTCTTTATTAAGTTCTGTTAGATATGGAAGCACTCCAAGACAGGGTATATCAAGTAGTTCTCTTAAAATTTCAGGATTTGTTTTTTCAGCAATATCATTTCTGGCAGATTCAGAAAAATTGATAATATATCCCTTGATAGGAATCTTCTTGTTCTTTAGTGCTTCAACTGTAAGAAGTGTATGATTAATTGTGCCAAGAGTTGGTCTTGTTACTATTATTGCTGGTAATTCTAAATCTTTAATCAGGTCTCTTACAAAATAAAAGTTAACTTTCTTTTTTTCCTGTTTAAAGAGAGGTACCATTAATCCACCAACACCTTCAACTAAAATATAGTCGTATTTTTTCTTTAAAACTTCAAAAGATTTAAAGATTTGGTCTATATCAATTTCTATATTTTCAAGTCTTGATGCAACAAGAGGACTTAGAGGATTTTCAAGCTTTACTGGAGTTATTAAATCAATAGAGTCATTCATTTCAGCCATGTCTCTTAAAAACATTCCATCACTTGGTAGCAGTATTCCATCTTTGTTAATGCATCCAGTTTCAATAACCTTCATAGCTCCAACTTTTAACCCCTTTTTAATAAAACTTCTCAGTATGGCAGCTGTAACAATAGTTTTTCCCACACCTGTATCTGTTCCTGTAACAAAATATCCAGCTTTCATAGCAAGCCTCCTTTTAAAAGAATTTCATCGTTATATGGTATAATGTTATATAAACTAAAGGCAACTATTGAGGAGGAATAGTGATAAGATTTGAAGAGTTACAGATGAGAATAATGGATGCAGCAAAGAATTACATGGATGTTTATGAAATGTCTACATTCATTGAACAATACTCATTAAATAAAGAAAGCAGACTTTCGATGACTTTACCTGAAATTAAACCTCCCTATCCAATAAACGCTACAGTGTCTTTTTCTTATAATGCTCATCAGACAAGTTATTCTATGTTTTATGATGAAGATGAAGATAATCAGGATTCTGATAGTTTTGAGAATATGGTGGAAATTGAGGTTGTCATAAATCTTCCATTTCTTGAAGGATACAACAATGTGAGTGAGCTTTTTGATGAGATAGTGAATGAATATCCTGATTTAGATTTGGTTTTAGTAAAAAAAGAATTTATCGGAAAAGATTTAGTGCCTTCAGAAGAATATGAGATTGTCTATTCCTATCCGGCATCTTTAGAGGAATTAAAGGATCTTCAGTTTTATGAAGAGATGTTTTTTGATTTAAGCAACATTCTCCGTACAATTTATGAAAAAACCAGGTTTTACATTGATATGTCCTGGTATGGAGCAGAAGATGAGAATTTTTAATGAAATAAAAACAGTTTTTTTAGACATGGATGGAACTATACTGGATAAATTTTATGATGACTATTTCTGGGAGATTTATGTTCCTCAAAAATATGCTGAAAAGGAAGGGATAAGCTTTGATGAAGCTCAAAAAATACTCTTTTCTATGTACAAAGCAGAGGAAGGCACTCTTAACTGGACAGATATAGATTTCTGGTCAATGAAAACAGGATTAAACATATTTCAACTAAAAAAAGAGGTAGCTCATCTTATCAATCCTCATCCAGATGCAGAGGATTTTTTAAGATTTGTAAATTCAAATGGCAAAAAAGTTTATCTTTTGACAAATGCTCACAATAGGGTTATGGAACTCAAGCTCAAGAAAACAGGTTTTGATAAATATTTTCATGGCACTTTTACATCATTTGACATTGGATATCCAAAAGAAAAACCTGAATTCTGGGAAGAACTCAGAAAAAAGATTTTCTTTGAACCAGAATATTCAGTTTTTATAGATGATACAGAGGAAATTCTTCATACAGCTAAAAATTCAGGGATAAAATTTCCCATATTAAGAGCGATATCAAGCTCTAAAGCTAAGGAAAAAAGGTCAAAACATTTTATAACCATCAAAAATTTTAAAGAACTTTGGACTATTTAAAATTAATTACATTAACCCGAATTCTTTTTTTAACCATATTTTTATTTTTTCATTTATAGGACATATCCCAAATTTTATTTTACTTTTATTTTCTTCAATTGCTTCCCTGAGCAGTTCATTTGGTATTTCTTCAATTTTTGCTATAGTTTCACCAAAACAGTTACTCTTGAGCATCATCAGAAAAAGTTCTGGTTTTTTACCAGATGTTTCAATATAAAAACAGTAGCCCTTTGTAGGCTCTTTACGTACAATTTTTGAACCTTCCTGCAATACTATAGGTTCCATAATTTTTGTTGGATCGTAATCCCATAGAATATGTTGAATATAGTAAGATTCTTTTTTGATATCTTCAAGAGTTAAAAGTTCTTCCCAAATCACTTTATATCACCTCCTTTTCATTTTTTTCTTCTTTCTGGCACTATTTTATCTGGAATTTTACCCTGATTATATTCCTCTTTTACATAAAGCCCGCAGTAACATCTTCCATACTCTTTTATATCATCTACACTATATATACAGGGGCAGATAATATCAGCATCTTTTTGTTTATCTCCAGAAGCCAATCTACAGGGACATGATCTGTATCCATAACGTTCCTCATTTTTCAGCAATCCCTTTATAAGCTCAAGAACAAAATCTTTATCTTTGTTTAACTCAAGCCCTTTTGATTTGGCATATTTATCCAGAATTTCATAGAGTTTTTCAGGAGTCATATCAATTTATTTCAAGTATTTCCTTAAGAGTTGCTTCATCAAACCCTACTACAGCTTTTTCAACTACCAATGTTGGAAATGTTTCCTGAGGATTGATCTTTTTCAATTCTTTTAAGGCAAGCCACTGTTCTCCGCTTTCAAGTATATCAACTTCAATTAGTTCATATTCGACAGAGTTTTTATCTAAAAACTCTTTTATTTTTTTACATACAGGGCATGTGCTTAATGAATATAATCTTACTTTCCTAAGCATTTCCTCTCCTATTTTTGTTAAAAGTATTATCAAGAGTCAATTGAACATCCTCAAGCATCTCCAGGTTAGCTGTCCTAATTCTCTCAATTGGAAGCTTTAAAATCTCAGCAAGTTCTTCAAAAGGAATTTTTGCAACATAAGCAAGCTCTGCAATAAGTATTTTTAATGCGTCATCCTCTATTAGAGCCTTCAGTTGTTGATCCTTTACCTCTACTTTATCAACTGCATCCTGAAAGGGCATTCCATTTTTAAAATTCTCCATTATTTCTTTGATAGCTTTTTCATAAATTCTGCTTTCTTCTTCTGAGTATTCTTTAAAAATAAAGTTGAATTCTGACATGTTAAACTCCTTAACTTATATTTTGTCTCTTTAGCATTTGATTTGTATAGATCAGGTATTTTTTTAAGATACTTTCAGCAGTTGTCTTTATTTCGCTGTCTTTTATATTTTCTGTAATGTTTTTTAGCCATTCCTGCTGCTGTAGTGTTAAGCTCATGGGCTCATCTTCCTCATTCTTTACTCTCTGAGTCCTGTAAATTCTTCCAAAACAGAATTCCACATCTTTTATCCCATAGGGAGAAAGTTTTTTTATAAACTCATCTTTTAACAGACTTAGTTGAACAAGCCATGTATGAGAGTTAACAGTTACCTGAAGAATGCCATCTTTCAAATTCTTCGGAAAAGTATGTTCTGTTATAGAAAAATCAAATATTTCACCCCATTTTTTTCTTATAAATTTTAATGTTACAGCACTATCTATACCAAAATCATTGAGTAAGTAAGGCAAAATTTTTCCTATTTTTTCCATCTTTAAATTGCTTTTTTAACTAATCCTGAACGAAGACATCTTGTGCAGACATGGACTCTTCTTGGACCTTTTTCAGTTATAATTTTCATTTTTTGAAGATTTGGGAAAAAGTATCTTTTTGTTTTGTTATTTGCATGACTTACATTATGTCCTACTACTTTCTTCTTACCACATACATAACAGCTTGCCATTTTGCCCTCCTTCAATTTGCATATACTTAATTATTTATGATAACATTTTTTATTGACTCAGAAACAGGTCATTTAAAAAACAAGGGGGGAAGAAGTAATTTATGTCTGATAAAGTAGTTAAAAGCATAGAATTAGCACGAGAACTCGGGGTAAAGCCTTCAGATATTGTAAGATTTGTTGAGACCCTCAGAAATGTTCAGTTTAAGAAGAGAACCACAAACATTAACATAGAACCTGAAGAAGTTGAAAAGATAATAGAGCATTTCAAGAAGGATAAAGAATCAGAAAAAATGGAGGAGAAAATAGAAACTGTCAAGGCTGAAAAGATTGAGGAAGTGAAAATTGAGGAAGTAAAAGAAGAAAAAATAGAAGAAGTTGAAAAAAAAGAGGAAGTAGAGCCAAAAGTTGAAGTAACATCTAAAATTATTGAAGAAGAAAAATATGAAGAAGAACTGCATCTTCCAGGTAGATTTAGAAGAGAGATATCATTTGAAAAAATTGAAAAAATAAAGCCAAAACCTATTACAACCAAAATCCCCCCTAAGAAGTTAGAACCAAAAAAGTGGCTTGACATTAAGGACCAAAAGAAAGCTAAGAACAAAATTAAAAAGGAAGAACCAGTTCAAACTCCTTCAACTGCTCCAAGAAAGAAGTCTATAAAGATCGAGGAAGGAACAACAGTTAAAGAGTTTGCAGAACTAATCGGGCAGAAAGTATCTGACGTAATAAAGAAATTTATGGAACTTGGATACATGCCCACGATTAATCAGCCTGTTGATTTAGATGCTGCACAACTTGTAGCAGAAAGTTTTGGAGTTAAAGTAGAGCTTTCGCAGACTGAAGAGATTGATGTAATTGAAGAAACAGAGGATGCTCCAGAACTTCTTCAGCCAAGACCTCCAATTGTAACTGTTATGGGACATGTTGACCACGGCAAAACCTCACTTCTTGACGCAATAAGAAAGACAAAGGTGACAGAACAGGAAGCAGGAGGGATAACGCAGCATATAGGTGCCTATAAGGTGACTCTTAAAGGTAAAGACATTACTTTTCTCGACACACCTGGGCATGAAGCTTTTACAGCTTTGAGAGCAAGGGGAGCAAAAGTTACTGATATTGTGGTTCTTGTAGTGGCCGCTGATGATGGAGTAATGCCACAGACAATTGAAGCAATAAATCATGCAAAAGCAGCTGGTGTTCCAATAGTAGTTGCTGTAAACAAAATAGACAAACCAGAGGCAAATCCCCAAAGAGTAAGAA
The nucleotide sequence above comes from Thermodesulfovibrio aggregans. Encoded proteins:
- a CDS encoding DUF721 domain-containing protein — protein: MEKIGKILPYLLNDFGIDSAVTLKFIRKKWGEIFDFSITEHTFPKNLKDGILQVTVNSHTWLVQLSLLKDEFIKKLSPYGIKDVEFCFGRIYRTQRVKNEEDEPMSLTLQQQEWLKNITENIKDSEIKTTAESILKKYLIYTNQMLKRQNIS
- the bioD gene encoding dethiobiotin synthase; its protein translation is MKAGYFVTGTDTGVGKTIVTAAILRSFIKKGLKVGAMKVIETGCINKDGILLPSDGMFLRDMAEMNDSIDLITPVKLENPLSPLVASRLENIEIDIDQIFKSFEVLKKKYDYILVEGVGGLMVPLFKQEKKKVNFYFVRDLIKDLELPAIIVTRPTLGTINHTLLTVEALKNKKIPIKGYIINFSESARNDIAEKTNPEILRELLDIPCLGVLPYLTELNKDKIGETALKHIDIETLIQL
- a CDS encoding ferredoxin-thioredoxin reductase catalytic domain-containing protein, with the protein product MTPEKLYEILDKYAKSKGLELNKDKDFVLELIKGLLKNEERYGYRSCPCRLASGDKQKDADIICPCIYSVDDIKEYGRCYCGLYVKEEYNQGKIPDKIVPERRKK
- the panD gene encoding aspartate 1-decarboxylase — translated: MLRSFLRAKLHLAKVTETNLFYEGSISIDTELIELAGILPYERVWISNMNNGERFDTYVIPAPRGSKIVGLNGPAAKKAQVGDRIVIFSYGYLMENEIPSHKPKIIILDENNNPVNIYFGSVNESK
- a CDS encoding HAD-IA family hydrolase, whose protein sequence is MEQKMRIFNEIKTVFLDMDGTILDKFYDDYFWEIYVPQKYAEKEGISFDEAQKILFSMYKAEEGTLNWTDIDFWSMKTGLNIFQLKKEVAHLINPHPDAEDFLRFVNSNGKKVYLLTNAHNRVMELKLKKTGFDKYFHGTFTSFDIGYPKEKPEFWEELRKKIFFEPEYSVFIDDTEEILHTAKNSGIKFPILRAISSSKAKEKRSKHFITIKNFKELWTI
- a CDS encoding DVU0772 family protein — translated: MIWEELLTLEDIKKESYYIQHILWDYDPTKIMEPIVLQEGSKIVRKEPTKGYCFYIETSGKKPELFLMMLKSNCFGETIAKIEEIPNELLREAIEENKSKIKFGICPINEKIKIWLKKEFGLM
- the rpmB gene encoding 50S ribosomal protein L28, giving the protein MASCYVCGKKKVVGHNVSHANNKTKRYFFPNLQKMKIITEKGPRRVHVCTRCLRSGLVKKAI
- the gatC gene encoding Asp-tRNA(Asn)/Glu-tRNA(Gln) amidotransferase subunit GatC: MKISKEEVKHIAMLSRLELEEKEIELYQDQLSRILEYVEKLNEIDTKAIEPTSHVIELNNVFREDVVKESLPREEVLKNAPQATDKFFKVPKIIE
- a CDS encoding glutaredoxin family protein, translated to MLRKVRLYSLSTCPVCKKIKEFLDKNSVEYELIEVDILESGEQWLALKELKKINPQETFPTLVVEKAVVGFDEATLKEILEIN
- the infB gene encoding translation initiation factor IF-2, giving the protein MSDKVVKSIELARELGVKPSDIVRFVETLRNVQFKKRTTNINIEPEEVEKIIEHFKKDKESEKMEEKIETVKAEKIEEVKIEEVKEEKIEEVEKKEEVEPKVEVTSKIIEEEKYEEELHLPGRFRREISFEKIEKIKPKPITTKIPPKKLEPKKWLDIKDQKKAKNKIKKEEPVQTPSTAPRKKSIKIEEGTTVKEFAELIGQKVSDVIKKFMELGYMPTINQPVDLDAAQLVAESFGVKVELSQTEEIDVIEETEDAPELLQPRPPIVTVMGHVDHGKTSLLDAIRKTKVTEQEAGGITQHIGAYKVTLKGKDITFLDTPGHEAFTALRARGAKVTDIVVLVVAADDGVMPQTIEAINHAKAAGVPIVVAVNKIDKPEANPQRVRTQLSDYGIIPEEWGGQNIFVDISAKKRIGIEDLLEMILLQAEIMELKANPNKPARGTIIESRLDKGRGPVATVIVQNGTLRVGDAFVAGTTYGKVRALIDDTGKRINEAPPSTPVEVVGFEEVPQAGDSFTVVEDEKIARQIANARAQKKRLAEMQKAQKLTLQDLYEKIKEGEVKELNLIIKGDVQGSIEALKKAVEDITHPEVKVKVLHTAVGGITESDVNLAATTNAIIIGFNVRPEVKAQELAEQLGVEIKLYSIIYEVVDDVKKALQGMLEPEVKEKVIGRAEVRAVFKISKIGTVAGCYVLNGVISRASDGIRVIRDNIVIYESKISSLKRFKEDVREVQAGYECGLTIENFNDFKEGDILENYVLEKIPVKGF